gtatgagatgatgcctttctgcatcttccgtgtttccccgaaaataagacagtgtcttatattaattttagcccccaaaaatgcactagggcaattagcggtacatcagaaattactgctaggtcttactttcggggtaggtcttacttttggggaaacagggttcctacatcgctgctgcccgacataagtgtttcccattgcctgggaaacagaccagcggggatttcagccggcaacctctggcttgttagtcaagtcatttccccacggctccattaggtggctaattcAGTTAAATataatacctgtatttacccaaaaggaacagcactctgtaCTTAAggtggccccctgcccccccaccccaccccatgtctaatatcaaagaacttagaaaaaacttaagtcttggattcaggtaaatacagaacTACTGCTAtttgtataccccaaaagagtGATGTGAGCTGGGGAAGAAAGAGATCAAGGCAGGACGGCCAGCCTCTGTGTGTGAGTGGCGCAGATGCGCGGTAAGgcatagggacagaggaagctgccatatactgagtcagacctttgctccctctagctcagtattgtcttcacagactggcagcggcttctccaaggttgcaggcaggaatctctctcagtcttgtcggggggggggggggaatgctgccagggagggaacttccattcctatgcaaccagagcagaccctgcttagcgacgGGACCTTGTTTTTGTGTTCCCTGAAAAGTCTCAGATGTTTTCTCCCCAGAAAGGACCCTGAAATTTGATGCAGAAGTTTCACTTGGTGTGAAATTGTGGGACCAACTTGTTCTTATGACCTGGATCTGGGAACCCCCAACTGAGGGATGAGGCAAGGTGGGAAGATCCTGTCCCCCAGACTCCAGCGGCCCCCCCATTTCACCAGGACCTATTCAGGATAGTGAGaaccaaaacagattgcgaggagctcccaaaggatctctccaaactggaagaGTGGGTGacatgacaaaatggcaaatgtggttccatgtaagcaagtgtaaagtgatgcattttggggcaaaaagccacaacttcacatatacttgtatgatggggtctgagctgtcagagactggCCAGGCTCGAGATCTTGCGGTCGTgggggacagctcattgaaagtgtcatctcagtgcgcggcagctgtccaaaaggtcaattccatactagggagcattaggaaggggattgaaaataaaactgctaatattataatgcccttaaacaaaacgatggtgcggccacacttggagtactgcgtacaattctggtcaccacatctaaagaaggacatggtagaactgggaaaggtgcagaagagggcaacccagatgctcaggggcctagagcacctttcttatgaggcagggctacaacacctggggctgtttcgtttagaaaaaagacaactacagggaggCATTAAAGGTTTATAAAATGCATGCATGGGGGAGAGTGCATGAGagttccatgcactcctgggagggcgtgtgggggggaggagaagtcCACCTTggaggagaagtcatgcttgcgaacacaagaccagctctgaggGGCAAGTTGAAGCTGCTTGTTCTGCATTTTGGCCCCCAATTTTCATGCTGCTGTTTGGCTTCGTCTGAGAGAGTCGTCCTCTGTTCGGTTTCCCTGTTCTAAGCAAACCCTGCATTTCCTCTCCCTGGACAGGCGGAAGTGGAACAGAAGAAGAAGCGGACCTTCCGGAAGTTCACCTACCGGGGCGTTGATCTGGACCAACTCCTGGACATGTCCTAGTAAGAGCAGTTGTCCCCTTTATCCCTTGGCGCCCCGGCCCCTTTGGGATGGGTGGACAGGTGACCCGCCTCATCCCAGCTGTATCTGGCCCCCTTTGTGAGGAGGGGTCcactctggggtgggtgggttgaggcAGATGGGATGCTGGGCAGGGAGTTCTGGTTCAGGTGTGTAGGTCATACCTAACTCTGGTTAAGACGCTGAATTCCCAAAAGTAAGCAACTCAGATTCTTGGGCTTAGACATATTTCATGCAGAACATCCGTATCCCTTTCATCGTGGCTCTAGAGCacgggtgggcaaccttggctctccagctgtggttgaactgcaactcccatcatcccaagttaCAATTTTCATCAtttattattctattttatttttattttatttgttgaatttatatactgcctagaatagaaatctctaggtggtgtacagaaaaacataatataaagcatttgaaattcataaaaagataaagatcattacagataaaaacacattaaaatttaaaatgtgatctcagttgaaggcctgggaaaataggtatgtcttcagagtcctcatgaaaacaaacagagaaggagatgctcttatttcagcagggagcacattccaaagccctggggctgcCACAGTCCCGAGCTGCCACccaacgagttggcagcaaccgcaggcGGACTTTTCCAGATgctcttaataggcggcagggttcatgacagagaaggcgctctcttaagtgccctggacctaagctgttcagggctttataggtaataaccagcactttgtatttcattcggaaacctgtcagcagccagtgaagttcttttggAATCGGTCTtctatggtcccttcgtgttgtcccagtgaccaatctggctgccgcattctggaccaattgcagtttccaaactacatacaaaggcagccccacctagagtgcaCGGCAGTAGTcaggcctagaggttaccagcagatgtaccacagttttaaggtcatttgtctccagaaatggacgtatctggcgtatcagccaaagctgggggggaagcactcctggccacagcctcaacctgagaaaccagggagagtttgggatccaggagcactcccagactacgaaccttagggggagtgtaaccccacccagaacaggcagatctaaaccatctcttggatcccaagCCCCTatagacagtacctctgtcttgtttggatccaacttcagcctgttatccatcatccagcccaatatcacctccaggcaggcacttggtgagggtcatgccatttcttgatgaagttggcatggagaaatcaTCATTgtcccagtcacaatttattgtggctggggtgatagGAGTTAGAGCCGAAGAGTTAAGGCTCCCTACCTCTGCTCTAGAACACAAATGCAACAGGGACTCTTTCACTCGAGAAATGCACATCGATTAGTCTTTCAAACTTGCCTGTGTTCGGATTTCTAAAAGTGTGTGCTAGCAAAATACACGCCAcaggattaaaaaacaaacaaacgggaAGGGAAAAGCTTGCTCTTACAATTGCAAGCTGAATACCTGCCTATTGAACCACTGGATTTGAACCtgttgctgctttttttttttttttgcattgagGGGCTCCATTCAGACTTGAGGTAACAGAGAACTTGGGGTTCCGGTTCTCTCCCATTCCACTGGGGGGAAAACAACCCTCAGTCGCTTTTGGGGTTCATTTTGATTCTGTGATGGTTAGTCTGGATTAATTCCAGGCAGAGTGCGAGGACTgggttgtgtgtgcatgcacgggTTCTGTGTGGACCTAGAGCCGACCAGCTGCTTTCCTCTGCTTCCCCCAGTGAGCAGCTGATGCAGCTCTACAGCGCCCGCCAGCGCAGGCGGCTGAATCGTGGCCTGCGCCGCAAGCAGCACTCGCTCCTCAAGCGCCTGCGCAAGGCCAAGAAGGAGGCCCCGCCCATGGAGAAGCCCGAAGTGGTGAAGACCCACCTGCGTGACATGATCATCCTTCCAGAGATGGTGGGCAGCATGGTGGGCGTGTACAACGGGAAGACCTTCAACCAGGTGGAGATCAAGGTGAGCATCTGGCAGGGCCAAGGAGACGACGCCGCATCTAGACGCGGCCAGCAGCTGGGCCTGTCGTCATCTGTGGGTTGGCGGTAGACGGCTGAGGACACTCCAAGCGGTTGgcttacagtgttccctctaaggcagggtttctcaacgtgtgggtccccagatgttactggacttcagctcccataatgcccagccccagtggcctttgattgggaattatgggagttgaagtccaattacatctggggacccacacgttgagaatccctgctctaaggtgtgtgtgtgggccgacgcattttttgatgtccgctcggACAATTTTAAATAGCGCTCCGGTTGAATCTGGAAAGTCCCACTGTAgatatgtgtgtgcgcacattgccttgatactgccaccgaGAACAAAACTCATGCCACACCCAGATGGAGAAAGCTAGAGACAATACTGATGGGTTGGTGGCACTGGCACGGAAATGGCCAAAATTACAGGTCCGTCCCTTCTGAACCCCAATTTGAAAATTCCAGCAGCCTTTCTGAGATTTGTTTGATGTGATGTGTTCAGCAAGTTGATGCTGGGTTGATTCTTGGGCATTTGGGCAGCAAGGCTCCAGggttattttatatttctttatatttatatactgccctttgtcctaagactcCATGTTGGTTAACCTGGGGCCCAAGCCATCTGgggttttaaaagtaataaccagcaccttgaattgtactggttccaaaaggatctccaaaaTTGGAGCTCCAAaaacatctctccaaactgggtgaatgggcaacaaaatggcaaatgcagttcagtgttggcaagtgtaaagtgatgcatattggggcaaaaaaacctcagcttcacatatgcactgatagggtctgagctgtcggtgactggccaggagagagatcttggggtagaCAAACTTGTTGAAATTGTCGACTccgtatgtggcagctgtgaaaaaggccaattcaatacTAAGGATcattaagagccagcgtggtatagtggttagagtgctggactaggaccggggagacctgcgttcaaatccccattcagccttgatacttgctgggtgactctgggccagtcacttctctcttagcctatcCTATGTCAGAGgcttgttgtgaagagaaacttaaatatgtagtacaccgctctgggctccttggaggtagagcgggatataaaatgtttttaatttttttttaaaaaaaaaaattaaataaaaaataagaataggaatgaaaataaaagtgctagtgttataatgcccttctacaaatcagTGGAGCAGCCACACCTGAAATACTGCGTTCTGGTCATcgtacctcaaaaaggacattctagaactggaaaatatgcagaagggggcaaccatgatgatcagcaccttccttttgaggcaccTTGGActtcttagtttggaaaaaaggcaactgaggaGCAACATGAttgagttctataaaatcatgccaggtgtggagaaaattgatatagagacatttttctccttcGTGCATAACACTAaaaaggggtcatcccattaaatgtattgccaggaaatttaggaccaacaaaaggaagtactttttcacaaaacatgTAATTgacctatggagttctctgccaccagatatgTTGACCTCCTCCAGCCTCtgtagctttaaaagggggttagataaattcaaagaggacaggtctatcaagggctactagtctggtggctataggccacctccaacctcagaggcaagatgcctccaaatcccagttgcaggggagcagcagcagcagcaggagatgagagggcatgccctcagctcttgcctgtgggctccctggaggcatctggtgagccaccttgggaaactggatgctggactggataggctgccttgggcctgacccagctgggctgttcttatgttcttacccggAAATAGATTGTCAGCCAGTGCCGTGCCTTCAAGATTAACCAGTATCTGCAGGATTTCAAAAGCTGGGTATAAACATGATTGCAATTCTCTTGAATTTGGATACAACTTGGGTATCTCGCCCCACACCTCCATATCGAAATTAAGATTTCTGCAGGAcgtcatgtgtgtgtgcacaatcCTACTTCCCCTCAGCTCCCATCTGCTCACTGCTGGACTGGTCAGGGTTCAGGGCATGTGTGGGAGGCGGTTCTCTGTTTGTGTCTGACTTCCGCCTTGCACATTGGTCCATAAATACTTCTTAGCCGCAAGTGTCCACTCACCTCCCTCCCATGGATGTTGAACTGCCTGCTTGGCCTGGTAGAGACTCAGCAAGTGGCTGCTGTATTcatttgtgttttggtttttctaAAATATCAGTAATAAACATACTTGCCATCAGGAACTCTTCCTCAGGTTTGTCTTCGGCTATAGTGTGTTCAACCTCGCTGTTTTGATTTTCTTTCCCAGTCAGGAAACCAAATTAGCTTTTcacttggttttaaattatttccaCTTCCTCTTTAACACAGACGCAGCAGCGTGTTAGCTGGCCCGTAGCAGCCACACACCCATGACACTGAACCCTTCTTGCCTCCGTCTCCATCAGTCAAAATGCCTTAAGCTTTTCCAGGCAGGACTTAGAGGAGTTGGTGTGTCAATTTTCCCTGCATGTCGAACTGACGGCAGGCATCCATTCCCCCTTCCAGCTTTCTTCTCAAAGAGTCTTTGTTGTGGTTGGTTGTTTTTTCCTCCCAGCATGTCTTATCTTTCATAAATCCCACTTCTcgtttccccccttctctttcaGCCTGAAATGATCGGCCATTACTTGGGAGAGTTCTCCATCACTTACAAGCCTGTGAAACACGGCCGGCCAGGAATCGGGGCCACGCACTCATCTCGTTTCATTCCTCTGAAGTGAGCGAGGACTTGGGAAGAACTTTTCTACATGTAAATAAAAGCGTTTCCCAACCATCCCACTGGCCTCCTCCTTGAGTCCGTTTGTCCTGACCTTTTTCTGCTGTGCTCTGGAGTGGACAGAATGACCACTTTTCTCAAAGCAAGCTTTGTGATTTCCCAGGGACACAAAGTAGAACCACACCAGACCAAGAAAAACCACACGCCCatgaatctgggtctttctcagTCGGCTGCATCACACCACTGCTACACCATTATCGGTTGCATGCGCACCTGTCTGGAAAGGTCTCTGGCTGGGAGGGCTGTACATGCTTCCAAGCCACAGCAGAGAGCCTGGAACTTGCTTTTGTGGGCCACTTGAAAGTTGCTTGGGATCTTAGCAGACCACTAAATAaacttcctttttgttgttgttgtatcacACACCTAACTATGTGACTTGTACAACAACAAACTTTTAAGGATCGGGTGTGGGACACATTACAGAGGTTCCCAACTGTTCTGCAAGCTTCTGGTGGGCTGTGGGCTGAGCATCCCGGGACCAGAGCCTGGACATGATCTGAAGAAGCACTCGGGTTCAATCGGTTAGAAATGCTGACTTTGGAGATGGGCTGTAATCAAAGTTGGAAAGGGTGGGAGAGAAACAGGACCACTTCCCCTTACTGAGAATCCGCATTCTTGCTTTTAAAATACTCCTTTTCATGGGGAGGAGAAGAGCATCCTCGGCTGCTTCTGGCGTCCTCAATCTCCTTTAATTCAGCCGAGTGGCCTCAAAGTGGCTTAAAATGCCCCAAAGGACTAAAATGCCAATAAAAACTGTCAAGAGTGGTAAAAAGCTATGTAAACCGATCTTGCTGACCCTTGAAAGAGCAGTGTGGGCTCTCCGGTGCCTGAAGATAACCGCGATGGCACCACCAAGTGAAtgtcttggcgggggggggggagtggggggaggtcTAATTTGGTGCCACTGTAGAAAAGACCCTCTGAATGCTAAAGGTTGAAGCAGCTGAAAGTAAGGGGTGCCCCAAAAAGTCTAGATGGGGATGCTTAGCTGGGCAGTGCAGCTcctctgccactgacctacagcTTTATCAGCAGAgaaagctgcttcctactgagtcagacccttggtccgcctagctcagtgttgtctgctctgactggcggCTGCTCTCTGGGATTGCAGACCGAAAAGGGAGTTTCCCAGCCCACTTGGAGAGGCCAGGAATTGGAGCTGGAGCCTCCTGCAGGCGAATCagggggctcttccactgagctgcggaTGTTCCTGTATTGTGCACACTGACTGGTAACGGCTCTCTAGGAATCGGCACAGAGAGAGGCCTCAGCCCTGCTGGGAGATGCCAGGCTGGGATGCTGGGGCCTTCTGTGGGCAAAGCGGGAGCCCCACTGCTGATCTGTAGGTGCTCCTGATGAGACGGACCCTTGGAACACCTGAGCCAGGGGGTTGTCTCTTCCGACTGGTGTTCAGAGGACCCGGCGCTGGGCTCAGTGGGCTGCTGGCCTGACTCCATCAGCAGAATTCCTGTCTTCTCCGGGAAAataggctggagatgatgggagcttgGTCTGAAAATATCCAGCGACCCCTGTTTGAGAACAACCGAGTGGGAACCACATTTTGAAAGCTGCCTAGAATAACTGGTTGACCCTGGGAATGGGCTGCTTATGAGCAGATCAAAAGTGCTGGTAAGTCATGGAGTAGTGACCACCGCACATTGGGgtatttcatttatttagaaAATTTTATCTTTATATGCATCTCACCACCTTCCTCCAAAAAGCTCGGGATGGCATAcaaatttctccccccaccaccctgcaAGGGAGGCTGAGGAAGAGAGTGGCTGGCCTAAAGTCACCCCGTGAGTTCTGTGGCTGAGTTAAGGGTTTCAACCTTGGCCTAGCCTGGCACTCTAGCCAGTATACCACACTGCCTTCCCCTCTCTATTGACATCCTTCAAAGCTCTGAATGGCAATGATTTGAAAGGACCATTCCGATTTAAAACCCATAAAACGGAAATGATATCAAACGAGCAACAGCAAATACCTCGTGGGGGTCACCTTGCTCCAGCGCATGTCAGAACACCTGAAGTTTTTGGCCTGCTTTCTGAAGGAAGAGAGGCTCTTAGCCCTATTTCAGTGCGAAGGGAGAGGTTTCGTAGCCGGGAGTAGGCCTTGGTCTGTGTTCAGTACGATGCCTCCCGCACCGCCCTCCGACACGCCGACTGAATCGGAAGGGGCTAAGGGAAGACGCCCCAGTTGAGCTTCCGCGGAGTGAGCAGTACGTCTGTTGCTGCAGCGTGCAGGGCGATGAGGCAGAGTGTGATGGAAACCCAGGAAGTTCCCGTGGCGAAGGTATTGAAGGCGTCTTTCCACTTGGCCTTCTCGATGGCACACAGGGCCGCTTCCGGGCAGGA
Above is a window of Hemicordylus capensis ecotype Gifberg chromosome 2, rHemCap1.1.pri, whole genome shotgun sequence DNA encoding:
- the RPS15 gene encoding 40S ribosomal protein S15 → MAEVEQKKKRTFRKFTYRGVDLDQLLDMSYEQLMQLYSARQRRRLNRGLRRKQHSLLKRLRKAKKEAPPMEKPEVVKTHLRDMIILPEMVGSMVGVYNGKTFNQVEIKPEMIGHYLGEFSITYKPVKHGRPGIGATHSSRFIPLK